AGGGTCGTGTGGCGGCGTTTGTTCGCTCCACGCTTCATGATTTTGATGCCCTTGTGCCGGAGTATTCGGGCGAGTTGTTTGTTGCAGAAAGTTCGGAGGGCATATCTCCCCGAATTCGTCTCAGTTTCCGGACAGAATCGATAACGACGGATAGCTTTATGCGTGATTCGGTCATGCGTACGGACGTGCTTGAGGTGTCGAAATATCCGAGTGCGGAGTTTCGCTCAATGAATGTAAAGCGGCTGGGTGAAAAAAACGGAGTGCTTGAATTTCACGTGGAAGGTGAATTCTCATTTCACGGAGTCAAAAAAAATATTTCGGTGTTGGCGAGGGTGCATTTGGCGGGAGACGAGGTTCGTGCGGAAATCCTCTTGCCGATACTTCTTTCGGACTACAAGGTGAAGACGCCCTCTCCAATTCCCTTCATTGGTGTCGAGGATAGGGTGGAGATCAAAGGAAATTTTATTCTTCGCCTGAAAAATTAGTTAGAACCCGCGCGATCATTCCCCCTCGCTGTTGAGCCCCCAGCGGTCGTAGGCGGCCTGGGTGTAGGCGCTGAGGCCGCCCTTGGGCAGGTTGTCGTGGGTGAACTGCCCTAGCGCTCTTTGCACTGGCTCCATCTTGAAGGGAACGTGTACCGCCTGGGCTGTGGCGTTTTTGATGCGCAAATCGAGTGCCTGTGGCCAATGATGCTCGAGATTGGCCGGCGCCAGGACCGTATCGTATCCCTGATAAGCGGCAATGATCGGTATCTTGCAGTGATCCACCGCCCATTCGATTTCGAACCTTACCCACGGGGAGTCCTCTTTTACTGTGGTTTCCATGATCACAAGAAGGTTCGTTGAGTTCGCCAGCCGATCCTTGATGGCGTGAACCAGCTTGAGTTGTTGGTCCTTGTCGGCGATGGCGGAGGCTTTCTCCCGGCTGTTGATGTAACTGATGTGATCTTGATCCCGGACTTTCCAATCAAGAAGTTTTTTGACATACATGACGTCGTCACTCTTGATGTCACGGGAAAAATCGTCGTGGTAGGTAACGTAGGTCTTACTGCGAAATGCCATTTTTTATTCTGTCCTATGGGTTAAAAAAATATTGAATAATTTTTATTTTTATTGCGACCTTATTTCAAAAAAAAAATAACATAAATTTAAAATTAATTCCTCCATAGATCTTTGGTCAGACCCACACGGCGGCCCCACCATTCGGGGCCTTCTTTTACATATTCCCATTCGGGATTCACCGAGGTATTCCTCAAGCTGGCCATGACCGAGCGAAACGACTCGGCGCTTTTTTCGGCGAATTCGAAATAGCCCACAAAATCGTACCCCTCTGGCAGCCCGTAGCCCTCGGGGTGGTGAAATAGGCGGCGGTTGATGCACGGAATGCCCGCCTCCGTCGCCAGGGCGTGTCCTTTGGCGGCCATTCGACCATTAGCGTCATATCGGGGGAGGAAAAAACTCTCGCGGCGCATCCAGTCCATCTCCCACCACTCCCTCGTTTTCCTCTGAGGCGTCACCACCGCAAGGGGAAGATGCTCGCCCGAGGCCGGGGCGAGGGCAGGTGCGTAGGCAAATTGCGTCATAGCATAGCTCGTGTAGCTTCTGGATTTTTGGATGCCTTGTAGCGTTTCCACCGAGCCGCCGCGCTCCTCGATTAGCGTCCGGAGCCCTTCCTCGTAATTTTCAAGAGTCTCTGGCGTGGCGCACTCGGTGCGCACCAACACATCAGCCTTGGCCACTTCGGGGTGCGGGATATCCTTTTCGCGGCTCTTTAATGGCTCGGCGCGAAGGTATTGAAAGCGTCCACGGCGAAAGGCCTCTGTCGTCGGATGGCCTTGGATAACATGCATGTTCTCCATCATCTTGCACAGCGTGCCCATGTCCTCGACCAGTGCCGGGTCCTCTTCTTCCAGGGTGAGGGTAATGAAGTGAAAGCGGGCATGCCCAAGAATATCCTGGGTCATGTTGAGATCGGCGGCTTTCAATCTAAAGCCTCCCTTTCGGCGGAGAAGGCGTTAGCATAACAGGCAATCCGTCTCGATGAGATAGATGAAAGGGAAAAAGATGTTATTAGGCGTAAGAATCGCGGGTTAATATAAAAATTATAAAATCAGAGGGCAGTATTTTTGCGAAAAATATCAAACCATGTGGAATGGTGTTCATTAAACAGGAAGAGAAATTTGGGGAGTGAGACGCTCTAGGCATGCGAAGTTTCAATAAAAAACGAGTTAGAAAGTTTATAATCGGCTACTTTGCTTTTGTGATCGCCATCAAGAACTCGGGTACCTCAATGGAACTCGTATCAATATTCGCCGGGTCCTCGCCAAGATAAATGCGCTTGATGGCCCCGCGCACGATCTTGGCCGAGCGCGTCTTTGGAAGTGCCTCAACGAATTTTATCTCCTCGGGCTGCAGGCTTTTGCCCAGATATTTGGCTGCCTCCCTTTTTAGCTCCTCGCGCAATTCATCCGTGGGCGCATGGCCCGGCGCCAGCACCGCAAAACAGGTGAGCGCCTCGCCCTTGATGGGGTGCGGGGTGCCGATGGTTGCCGCCTCGACGACCGCCGGGTGCGCGATGAGTGCCGCCTCGACCTCGGCAGGGCCCACCCGTTTTCCGGCGACATTTATCGTGTCGTCCGATCTCCCGTAGAGATACCATTGCCCGTTTTCATCGACCTTGGCCCAGTCGCCATGGTACCAGACATCAGGCCAGCGCGAAAAATAGGTTTCGATGTAGCGATCATCATCGTTCAAAAAACTTTTCGTCATCGAGGGCACGGGCTGCTTGCAGACCAGGTGGCCAATCTCATTGCGCACTGATTTTCCGTCCTCGTCAAACACATCGGTGTCCACACCCAATGCCTGCCCTCCCAGAGAGCAAGGGGTCAACTCCGCCACCGGATACGGCTGGAGCAGGCACCCGGCAAGCTCGGTTCCGCCCGATATGTTCATGATCGGGCAGCGCCCGCCGCCCACTTTGTTGAAAAACCACATGTAGGATTCGGGGTCCCAGGGCTCCCCCGTCGAGCCCAAGATTCGCAAACTGGACAGATCACAATTATCTATCCACTCGTCCCCCGAGCTCGCAAAAAGCCGTATCGCCGTGGGCGCAACGCCAAACGAGGTGATTTTATGATGCTCGATCATTTTCCAGAGCCTGTCGGGCTCGGGCCAATTCGGCGCCCCATCGAAAATAAAATATGTTCCACCATGAAACTGCACCCCGATGAACTCCCAGGGGCCCATCATCCACCCGATATCCGTCACCCAGAAAAAAACGTCCCCCGCCCGATAGTCCATGCAATAGCCAACCTCCTTGGCTATCGTCGCGAGCGAGCCGCCATGGGTGTGTATCGTTCCCTTGGGGCGCCCCGTCGTGCCCGAGGTGTAGAGAATAAGCGCCCGCGCCTCGGCGGGTAGCCGCTCGGTCTCGGCGGTCTTGGATTGCCCCTCTAGAAACTCGGCCCAGGTGACGTCCCGCCCCGGCGTCATGGGTGGTGCCGAATCCGTGCGCGGATAAACAACGACTTTTTCCACCGCAGTTTCTCTGCTCAATGCCTCATCGAGCAGCGGCTTGACCGGCACTTCCTTGCCGCGCCGCTCCCCACTATTCGTGGTGAAGACCAGCCGCGCCCCTGCGTGCGCCAGGCGCTCGCCCACCGCCTCAGGGCCAAATCCCGAAAAAATCGGTATCGCCACCGCACCCACTTTAAAGCACGCGAACATCGCAAACACCGTTTCAGGAATCATCGGCATGAATATCCCTGCCGCGTCCCCGGGTTTTATTCCCATCCCCCGCATGGCGTTTGCCAGTTTTGATACTTCTGCCGACATCTCGGCATAGGTGAACCGCCGAATTTCGCCGCCGTCCCCCTCCCAGACCAGCGCCGTCTGGTCGCGCTTTGTCGTGCATAAATGTCTATCAATGCAGTTGTGAACAATATTCACCTCGCCGCCCACGAACCATTTCGCCCAGGCAAAGCCCTCGCTCATATCTAGTAGCCGATCGTAGGGCCGGTACCAGTCCACCCCCAGATCGTCTAGCGCCGCTTCCCAGAACCGGCTCACATCCGCTACCGACCAGTCAATCAATTCCCGGTAGCCGGACAATCCGTTTTTTTTCATCAGCCGCGCGACATTTGAATTATTTAAAAAGTCTTCGCTTGGCCGCCAGATCACTTCCGCTGCGCTCATTACGTCATTCCTTTACTCATCAAATCAGACGTTCAGCATCAAACTGAAATTCAATTTCCTGGATATGAAACATCGGTCCCAAGGAAAAAATTCAAAACCCCGAAATATCAACACCCCGAGGACGGAATATCAATGTTCTCGAAATGTACCAAAACTCCGGAACCTTTCTTTCGAGAAAGGTTCCCGCCCTCCAAAGAACTTACCCCCTCTCCCTCCGGGAGAGGGTTGGGGTGAGGGGGGGCTTCAATATAACAATTATCAAAACGGGCCTCATGGTGCGTTATGTTCGGGGCTCAGATGTCCACATCAGGGACTAGAAGGGGATTTCATCAACCATAATATCTATGGGTAATTCGTAATCAAAATTACCTTCGGATGTAGAAAGTCTGAGGTTGGTTGTCCCGTGGACTCTATATGAATCTTTGAGTTCTTCCCCTTTTGTTGCCAATGCCAACGTTCTCTTTAAATTGAATTTGATCTGAGCCCAAGAGTTTTTGTGGAGTCGTCTCATTGGTGAATTTAAGAAATGTCTTATCTCATAGATCGGGAGGTCAGATTCTGTGGATGGGCATATTTTATTGTCCTGATATAAGTTCCATGCTTTGGTAGTGTAGAAATATATCGCATCAATTTCAGCAGAAGTATTGTTGGATTCATTAGAAAGATCGATTGTGAAATGCACGTCTCCTTGTGCTGAAAATTTACTCTTGTCCAAATAACCAAAAACATTCTTCAGGTTAACTTGAATGTGACTTTTTTCGATATTTTCGATTTCTTTTTTAGCCCACTCTAAATTTTCAGTCAGTTGGTGTTTCAGTTCTTGTATGGAGTCGGAATAGACAATATGCCGCTGATGCTTTAAGTCGAACGGGATGTCGTCAGAATTTGCTGTTAATAAAATACATAATTTTTCTTTCGCGTGAGCGTAACCTACTTCGTAAAATACGTTAGGATTTTGGCCGGTCATGTCAGCGATGATAATGTCCGCCACTTCGATCTGCCGATAAATGCGTTCTAGTATTCCTTCGCTGTAAATTTGTTCGTCGACACGTTCAGCATGAATACCTATTTCCGCTGCTGCTTCTTTGATTCCAAATTTGTATAGATCGTTAAACTTGGAATCAAATGGCATTAGTACAAAAGCAAAGAACTTATGGGTGTCCATGGTCAAGGCCTATCCTTGTTTTCTGATTGAGCTTTTGGATTGCATGTATTTTATGAAGTGCCTCCTCAAACCGCCTCTCTTTTCGCATCAACCACATCTAAATCCCCAAACAACCCCATCACCATCTACCCCTCATCCCCACCAAGACAAATCACCGCTACCTCACCCAATAATCCGTAGCGCAAAATAGGGCACAAGATTGAACATGAAGATGAAGATTTTAAAAAATGCGATTCCGGCATAGTTGATGGTGTCGAATTTCTCAATTGAGATTTTGAACCATTTGCTGTGGTAGCGGTACATCCAGTCATGCGCGAAGGCGAAAAACAGCCACCACCAGAGAAGCAACCCGATGTTGATGATGGCGCACCAGCCCAGAAAGTCTCGAAGCAGCTCAAGTGTCATGGTTTCATCTCCTGGCGACAGTAATTGTTAAGACAGCCTACACCGCCTCTCGTATCGCATCCAAGACATCAGGGTTCTCCAAGGAACTCATGTCCATGTGGCCCACATCCTGCCCTAAATACACTTTCTTGATTGCGCCGCGAACGATTTTGGCCGAGCGCGTTTTGGGGAGCGCCTCGACAAACTTCACGTCGTCGGGCCGAAGGCTCTTGCCTAAATATTGGGCGGCCTGATCTTTGATTTCCTCGCGCAGGGCGTCCGAGGGCGCAAAGCCGTTCCCCATAACGACAAAACAGGTGATTCCCTCGCCCTTGATGGGGTGGGGGGTGCCGATGGCGGCGGCCTCAATAACGCCGGGGTGTTTGATGACTTCGGCCTCGATTTCGCTGGGGCCCACGCGTTTGCCCGCAATTTTCAGGGTGTCGTCCGAGCGCCCGTAGAGATACCACAAACCGTCATCGTCCACCTTGGCCCAGTCGCCGTGGTACCAGATGCCCTCCCAGCGCGAAAAATAGGTTTCGATGTAGCGCTCGGATTCCTTTAAAAAACCTTTGGTGAGGGAAGGGATGGGTTGTTTTAAAACAAGGTGGCCCACCTCGCCGCGCACGGGCTTGCCCTCATCATTAAACACGTCGGTGTCGGTGCCCATGGATTGCGCGCCCAGCGTGCCGGGGGCGAGGTCCATCACCGGAAGGGGCTGGAGTAGGCAGGCGCCAATTTCTGTGCCGCCCGAAATGTTCATCACCGGGCAGCGGCCCCCGCCTACTTTATCGAAATACCACATGTAGGACTCATCGTCCCAGGGCTCGCCCGTGGAGCCAAGAACGCGGAGAGAGGACAGATTGCGGTTCTCCACCCATTCGTCCCCAGCGGCTTTTAATACGCGAATCGCCGTTGGGGAGAGCCCCAGGTGCGTGACTTTGTGGTTCTCAACAATCTTCCAAAGCCTGTCGGGCTCCGGATGATTAGGCACGCTTTCATAAAGCAGGCAGGCGTTCCCGTGAAAATGAGAGCCCACAAGTTCGTAGGGTGCCATCACCCAGCCAAAATCCGTGACCCAGTACATGGTGTCGCCCTCGCGCATGTCAAAACAATAGCGCATCTCGCGCGGGGGGCCCGTTAAGAGGCCTGCGTGGGTGT
The window above is part of the Nitrospinaceae bacterium genome. Proteins encoded here:
- a CDS encoding YceI family protein: MRFMKMFRSVFFVSVFVWTLPTLPADAAVFSTGAYVVVPAKGRVAAFVRSTLHDFDALVPEYSGELFVAESSEGISPRIRLSFRTESITTDSFMRDSVMRTDVLEVSKYPSAEFRSMNVKRLGEKNGVLEFHVEGEFSFHGVKKNISVLARVHLAGDEVRAEILLPILLSDYKVKTPSPIPFIGVEDRVEIKGNFILRLKN
- a CDS encoding AMP-binding protein is translated as MSAAEVIWRPSEDFLNNSNVARLMKKNGLSGYRELIDWSVADVSRFWEAALDDLGVDWYRPYDRLLDMSEGFAWAKWFVGGEVNIVHNCIDRHLCTTKRDQTALVWEGDGGEIRRFTYAEMSAEVSKLANAMRGMGIKPGDAAGIFMPMIPETVFAMFACFKVGAVAIPIFSGFGPEAVGERLAHAGARLVFTTNSGERRGKEVPVKPLLDEALSRETAVEKVVVYPRTDSAPPMTPGRDVTWAEFLEGQSKTAETERLPAEARALILYTSGTTGRPKGTIHTHGGSLATIAKEVGYCMDYRAGDVFFWVTDIGWMMGPWEFIGVQFHGGTYFIFDGAPNWPEPDRLWKMIEHHKITSFGVAPTAIRLFASSGDEWIDNCDLSSLRILGSTGEPWDPESYMWFFNKVGGGRCPIMNISGGTELAGCLLQPYPVAELTPCSLGGQALGVDTDVFDEDGKSVRNEIGHLVCKQPVPSMTKSFLNDDDRYIETYFSRWPDVWYHGDWAKVDENGQWYLYGRSDDTINVAGKRVGPAEVEAALIAHPAVVEAATIGTPHPIKGEALTCFAVLAPGHAPTDELREELKREAAKYLGKSLQPEEIKFVEALPKTRSAKIVRGAIKRIYLGEDPANIDTSSIEVPEFLMAITKAK
- a CDS encoding AMP-binding protein, with amino-acid sequence MTDSNIIWRPNDDFLENSHVARLMKKLGHSDWQELLAWSVKDIRRFWEVVLDDINFEWQRPYDELLDMSGGFPWPRWFVGGKTNIALNCIDRHSDGPRRDDTALIWEGDGGEVKRYTFGELSAEVSKLSNAMRGMGLRPGDVAGVFLPLVPEAVIVMYACFKTGVAVLPVFSGFGPEGLAERLIHSGAKILFTVDGAIRRGKQIPLKATADAGLARGTSVEKMVVVRRAGSEVTMTPGRDEWWDDFVSGQADTAETEQLPSDHISMVMYTSGTTGKPKGTMYTHAGLLTGPPREMRYCFDMREGDTMYWVTDFGWVMAPYELVGSHFHGNACLLYESVPNHPEPDRLWKIVENHKVTHLGLSPTAIRVLKAAGDEWVENRNLSSLRVLGSTGEPWDDESYMWYFDKVGGGRCPVMNISGGTEIGACLLQPLPVMDLAPGTLGAQSMGTDTDVFNDEGKPVRGEVGHLVLKQPIPSLTKGFLKESERYIETYFSRWEGIWYHGDWAKVDDDGLWYLYGRSDDTLKIAGKRVGPSEIEAEVIKHPGVIEAAAIGTPHPIKGEGITCFVVMGNGFAPSDALREEIKDQAAQYLGKSLRPDDVKFVEALPKTRSAKIVRGAIKKVYLGQDVGHMDMSSLENPDVLDAIREAV